The Colias croceus chromosome W, ilColCroc2.1 genome contains a region encoding:
- the LOC123704910 gene encoding uncharacterized protein LOC123704910: MNKAAASDTQIKEEASGAALASISVSTKLPEFWADLPRLWFAQFESVMAPQKQGEETKFNLVISKLGKKAIQQVSDLVMSPPAQDRYTALKERLLQVYEESAERQMQKLVSELELGSQRPSQFLRRMKDLGRSAQIADNTLKSLWLSKMPSSVRPVMAVCEDQSLDKLAAMADKITEYTNVGDVAAVSCKKETDEQPDEKMSRLELEVAALRAELRGRGRSRSNDRRTNFRRRSTSRPRRAPGDPDWLCRFHFRYRSRANRCEQPCAWRAKQSGN; encoded by the coding sequence atgaataaagcAGCAGCATCAGACACGCAGATCAAGGAAGAGGCGTCAGGCGCGGCGTTGGCATCGATAAGCGTGTCCACCAAGCTACCAGAATTTTGGGCAGACTTGCCAAGGTTATGGTTCGCACAGTTCGAGTCCGTGATGGCCCCACAGAAGCAGGGGGAAGAGACCAAATTCAACCTGGTCATATCGAAACTCGGAAAAAAGGCCATTCAGCAGGTCAGCGACCTCGTGATGTCACCACCCGCCCAGGACAGGTATACGGCGCTTAAGGAGAGGCTGCTGCAGGTTTATGAAGAGAGTGCCGAAAGACAAATGCAGAAGTTGGTGTCGGAGCTGGAATTGGGTTCGCAAAGACCCTCCCAGTTTTTAAGGCGCATGAAGGATCTGGGTCGCAGCGCACAAATTGCGGACAACACACTCAAGAGCCTGTGGTTGTCGAAAATGCCGTCATCAGTTCGACCAGTCATGGCGGTTTGTGAAGATCAGTCTCTGGACAAGCTGGCGGCCATGGCAGACAAGATTACCGAATACACCAACGTCGGGGATGTGGCAGCCGTGTCATGCAAGAAGGAAACAGATGAGCAGCCGGACGAGAAGATGAGCAGATTGGAGCTGGAGGTTGCAGCGCTCCGCGCCGAACTGAGGGGTCGCGGGCGCTCTAGGAGCAACGACAGACGGACCAACTTCAGGAGAAGATCGACATCGCGGCCAAGAAGAGCACCTGGAGACCCGGACTGGCTGTGCCGTTTTCACTTTCGGTACAGATCGAGAGCTAACCGCTGCGAGCAACCCTGCGCGTGGCGAGCCAAGCAGTCGGGAAACTAG